The Nocardioides pantholopis genome window below encodes:
- a CDS encoding SRPBCC domain-containing protein, which produces MDHVRDTIDREVYVDAAPATVWQVITRPEHVRRWFGDDATFVAEPGAEGTVGWDAHGEYPLRVELVEPTTRFAFRWIRRTGVDLRECSTLVEFELVPEGRGTRLRVTESGFASLPWPPEERTGHAEENAAGWQRELEELVAYVATLPAEPGSGPGSA; this is translated from the coding sequence ATGGACCACGTGCGGGACACCATCGACCGCGAGGTGTACGTCGACGCGGCGCCGGCGACGGTGTGGCAGGTGATCACCCGCCCCGAGCACGTGCGGCGCTGGTTCGGCGACGACGCGACATTCGTGGCGGAGCCCGGCGCCGAGGGCACCGTGGGGTGGGACGCGCACGGGGAGTACCCGCTCCGCGTCGAGCTCGTCGAGCCGACGACCCGGTTCGCCTTCCGCTGGATCCGGCGGACCGGCGTCGACCTGCGCGAGTGCTCGACGCTGGTGGAGTTCGAGCTCGTCCCGGAGGGTCGCGGGACCCGGCTCCGGGTCACCGAGAGCGGGTTCGCCAGCCTGCCCTGGCCGCCCGAGGAGCGAACCGGGCACGCCGAGGAGAACGCGGCCGGCTGGCAGCGCGAGCTCGAGGAGCTCGTGGCGTACGTCGCGACCCTCCCCGCCGAGCCCGGCTCCGGGCCCGGCTCCGCATGA
- a CDS encoding SDR family NAD(P)-dependent oxidoreductase, producing the protein MLLENKVAIVHGGGGALGGAAARVFAREGAEVHLVGRTPGPLDAVTDDIEAAGGRASTAVLDAFEPEPVREHVARVVRGSGRVDIALNAVGVPHLQGPPLEEVSLPQFLRPIEGYLRTNFVTAQAVAEPMRAQGAGVVLTLSTPGSQLPGTGYLGYAAACGAVEAFSRVLAGELGRDGIRVVCLRPNAIPESVATSHVGEVFAPVAERAGTDVPGWLAAMADQATLLGRLPTLADVAEYAAFVASDRAGAMTAAIANLTCGTLAD; encoded by the coding sequence ATGCTGCTGGAGAACAAGGTCGCGATCGTTCATGGCGGGGGCGGCGCGCTGGGAGGGGCGGCCGCGCGCGTGTTCGCCCGGGAGGGTGCCGAGGTGCACCTGGTCGGCCGCACCCCCGGGCCGCTGGACGCGGTGACCGACGACATCGAGGCCGCTGGGGGCCGGGCCTCGACGGCGGTCCTCGACGCCTTCGAGCCGGAGCCGGTGCGCGAGCACGTGGCCCGGGTCGTCCGCGGCTCCGGCCGCGTCGACATCGCGCTCAACGCGGTCGGCGTGCCGCACCTCCAGGGGCCCCCGCTCGAGGAGGTGTCGCTCCCGCAGTTCCTGCGGCCGATCGAGGGCTACCTGCGCACGAACTTCGTCACGGCGCAGGCGGTGGCGGAGCCGATGCGGGCCCAGGGGGCCGGCGTCGTGCTCACCCTTTCCACGCCCGGCTCCCAGCTGCCCGGCACCGGCTACCTCGGGTACGCCGCGGCCTGCGGCGCCGTCGAGGCGTTCTCCCGGGTGCTCGCCGGGGAGCTGGGTCGCGACGGGATCCGGGTCGTCTGCCTGCGTCCGAACGCGATCCCCGAGTCGGTGGCCACCTCCCACGTGGGCGAGGTCTTCGCGCCGGTCGCTGAGCGCGCGGGCACCGACGTGCCGGGCTGGCTGGCGGCCATGGCCGACCAGGCCACGCTCCTGGGGCGGCTGCCGACCCTGGCGGACGTCGCCGAGTACGCCGCGTTCGTCGCCTCGGACCGGGCGGGGGCCATGACGGCCGCGATCGCCAACCTCACCTGCGGCACGCTCGCCGACTGA
- a CDS encoding VOC family protein, producing MEISSFYPVLTATDVASSAAFYRRWLGFETTFESDWYVSLAGPAGELALLDPTHETVPAGFGRPAQGVLLNVEVPDVDAEWRRLVVDGGVECVVPLRTEEFGQRHFIARGPDDVLIDVITVTPPSDRYAANYTDRVPD from the coding sequence ATGGAGATCTCGAGCTTCTACCCGGTGCTCACCGCGACCGACGTCGCGTCGAGCGCCGCGTTCTACCGCCGGTGGCTCGGCTTCGAGACCACCTTCGAGTCCGACTGGTACGTCTCGCTCGCCGGCCCGGCCGGCGAGCTCGCACTGCTGGACCCCACCCACGAGACCGTCCCCGCCGGCTTCGGACGCCCCGCCCAGGGCGTCCTGCTGAACGTCGAGGTGCCGGACGTCGACGCCGAGTGGCGGCGCCTGGTCGTCGACGGCGGGGTCGAGTGCGTCGTACCGCTGCGGACCGAGGAGTTCGGCCAGCGGCACTTCATCGCCCGGGGGCCCGACGACGTGCTCATCGACGTGATCACCGTGACTCCCCCCAGCGACCGGTACGCCGCGAACTACACCGACCGCGTCCCGGACTGA
- a CDS encoding TetR/AcrR family transcriptional regulator — protein MGRSSREESLRTRAALLDAARGLFLERGFDAVSVEDVGRAVGVTRGAVYHHFGGKRPLFEEVVAGLHREIAVQVGRAAEAAGPGRPGLVAGCLAFLDAAGAPAVRRTLLLEAPAVLGWRHWRSLDADHSRALLERGLRALEEAGELAAGSATAAATLLSGAMNEAVLWLAEEEGEEGAGEGAGEKAGKGGGGARARIDETLRRILESLVGPADV, from the coding sequence ATGGGACGGTCCAGTCGCGAGGAGAGCCTGCGGACCCGTGCCGCGCTGCTGGACGCGGCTCGGGGCCTCTTCCTCGAGCGGGGCTTCGACGCCGTCAGCGTCGAGGACGTGGGCCGGGCGGTCGGCGTCACCCGCGGCGCGGTCTACCACCACTTCGGGGGCAAGCGCCCGCTCTTCGAGGAGGTGGTCGCCGGGCTGCACCGCGAGATCGCCGTCCAGGTGGGCCGGGCTGCGGAGGCGGCCGGCCCTGGGCGCCCCGGGCTGGTCGCGGGGTGCCTGGCCTTCCTGGACGCCGCCGGGGCGCCGGCGGTGCGCCGGACCCTGCTCCTGGAGGCGCCGGCGGTCCTGGGCTGGCGGCACTGGCGCTCCCTGGACGCCGACCACTCGCGGGCGCTGCTGGAGCGCGGGCTGCGCGCGCTCGAGGAGGCCGGAGAGCTCGCGGCGGGGAGCGCCACGGCCGCCGCGACCCTGCTCTCGGGAGCGATGAACGAGGCGGTCCTCTGGCTCGCCGAGGAGGAGGGCGAGGAGGGAGCCGGGGAGGGAGCCGGAGAGAAAGCCGGGAAGGGCGGAGGCGGCGCCCGGGCCCGGATCGACGAGACCCTGCGCCGCATCCTGGAGTCCCTCGTCGGCCCCGCGGACGTGTGA